In the genome of Bradyrhizobium sp. CB3481, the window AAAGGATTTCCACGATGCCCATCACCACGGACGCCACTTATATTCTGCCCGAGGATTCCGCTGGCGCCGCGCTGATGGGGCGGATCTGGCGTCCCGATCTGGCTGGCCCGTCGGTGGTGGCAATCCGCCAGGAGGGCGTTTTCGACGTCACCGATGAATTCCCGACCGCCAGCCAATTGGCGGCCGCCGCCGATCCGGCCAAGGCGCTCCGCGCGGCGCGCGGTGAGCGGGTCGGCGCGCTGCAGGATCTCCTGAACAACACGCCGCCGGACACCCGCGATCCGACCAAGCCATGGCTGCTGGCCCCGATCGACCTGCAGGTGATCAAGGCGGCCGGCGTCACATTCGCCGTGTCGATGCTGGAGCGCGTCATCGAGGAGCGGGCGCGCGGCAATCCCGATTCGGCGGAAGCGATCCGCGCCGAAGTGACGCGGATTGTCGGCACCGACCTGTCGCAGTTGAAGCCGGGCTCGGCCGAAGCACAGCATGTCAAGGACGTGCTGGTCTCCCAGAATGCCTGGAGCCAGTATCTCGAAGTCGGGATCGGTCCGGATGCCGAGGTGTTCACCAAGGCACCCGTTCTTTCCGCCGTCGGCACCTGCGTCGATGCGGGACTGCATCCAAAATCGACTTGGAATAATCCGGAGCCGGAGGTGGTGCTGGTGGTGACGAGCGACGGCCGTATCGTCGGCGCGACGCTCGGCAATGACGTCAATCTGCGCGACTTCGAGGGTCGCTCGGCGCTGCTGCTGTCCAAGGCCAAGGACAACAACGCCTCCTGCGCCATCGGGCCGTTCGTGCGGTTCTTCGATGAAGGCTTCACGCTCGACGACATCAGGAAGATGGAGATCACGCTGGAGGTGAAGGGGCCGGAAGGCTTTGTCCTGCACGGCGCATCCTCGCTGACCCAGATCAGCCGCGATCCCGCCGACATCGTCGGGCAGACCATCAACGAGAACCATCAATATCCCGATGGCTTCGTGTTGTTCCTCGGCACCATGTTCGCCCCGATCCAGGACCGTTTCGCGAAGGGGCAGGGCTTCACGCACGTCGAGAATGATCTGGTGACGGTCGCGACGCCGAAGCTCGGCCGGCTGACCAACCGCATGCGTCACAGCGGCGATTGCGAGCCCTGGAAGTTCGGCCTGACCGAGCTGTTCGCCGCCTTGATGCGCCGCAAGGGTGCCGGGCGATAAGCGGGAGGCGTTCCGAGCATGGCGAAAATCAGGATCGGCCTCGTCGGCTGCGGCTTCGTGTCCGAGCTGCACATGCACGCCTACCAGCGCGTTTACGGCGTGAATGTCGAAGTCCGGGCGGTCGCGGCGAGAGGCGATCATGTGGTCGAGTTCGCGCGCCGTCACCAGATCGCGACGGCGTATCGCAGCTTTGGTGACCTGATCGCCGACGCTGAGATCGACGTCATCGACATCTGCACGCCACCCAATCTGCACGCGTCGATGATCGTTGGCGCCATGCAGGCCGGCAAGCATGTGATCTGCGAAAAGCCGTTCGCCGGTTATTTCGGGCGCGATGGCGACATGGCGCCGATCGGCAAGCATGTGCCGAAGGCGTTGATGTACGAGCGGGTGCTGGAGGAGATGGAAGCAACCCGCGCGGCGATCGCAAAGACTGGCATGCTCTTCATGTATGCGGAGGATTGGATCTACGCGCCGGCGATCACCAAGACGGCCGAGATGCTGAGAGCCACCAAGGACAAGGTCCTGTTCATGAAGGGCGAGGAGAGCCACTCCGGCTCGCATGCGGCGCACGCCGCGCAATGGGCGATGACCGGCGGCGGCTCGCTGATCCGGATGGGATGCCATCCGCTTTCGGCCGTGCTCTATCTCAAGCAGGTCGAGGCCACGGCGCGCGGTGAGACGATTGGCGTTACCGGCGTCACCTGCGACGTCGGCAATGTGGCGGCGTGCCTGCGTCCGGATGAGCGCGGCGTCATCAAGTCAAACCCGGTCGACGTCGAAGACTGGGGCGTGCTGACGGTCACTTTCTCCGACGGCACCAAGGCGACGGTGTTTTCCGGCGACATGATCGCAGGCGGCGTGCGCAATCTGATCGAGACCTATACCAGCGGCGGCGCCCTGTTTGCCAACATCACGCCGAACACGCACATGATGAGCTATCAGACCAGCGAGGAGAAGCTCGCCAGCGTCTACATCACCGAGAAGGTCGACCGCAAAACCGGCTGGCAGTATGTCTGCCTCGAAGAGGAATGGACGCGCGGCTACACGCAGGAAATCCAGGACTTTATGGAATGCGTCGCCACGGGCCGGCAACCGCTTTCGGATCTGGCGCTGGCCTTCGAGACGATCAGGGTGAATTACGCGGGGTATTGGGCGGCGGAGGAGGGCAGGCGCGTTGCGCTGTGAGGGCGCTGTCGGTGGCCTCGTGGTTCGAGACGCGCGGCGTGGCCGCGCTCCTCACCATGAGGGTCTGGCAGCTTGCGCGATGGGAGACCTCATCCTGAGGAGCATCGCGAAAGCGATGCGTCTCGAAGGATGAAGCCTCGAACCGTAAGCCTAAGCCGCGTACACCGACGATTTCGGCAGCGGGAAGACCGGGTCCTGCGTCCTGATGCTGGTCGGCCAGACCACTGAAATATGCTCGCCGGCATTTTGCATCACGACGGGGGTCGAGCGCTCGTTCTGGCCGGAGAGCGGCGTGCCGGGCCGATAGAATTTTACGCCGTAGCCCTGGATGGTGCCGCCCACGGGGATATCGACGTCGAGCGCCGCCTTGCGGACCGCTTCGGGATCGAAGCCGCCGTATTTCTCCTTGGCGACGGGCAGCACGTTGTTGAGCAGGACCCAGGTCTGGTTGAAGCCCATCGAACAGTGCGGCGGCACATCCGTCGCGCTGGTCTTCTCCTTGTAACGCGCCACCATGGTCTTGGTGAGATCGCCGATGCCGGGCGCGAGCTTGGCAGGATCGAGCAGTTGTGCCGGCACCGGATCGATGTTGCAGAAATTGTCGATGTCGGCGGCGAAGGTTGCCCGCAGCTTGTCGAGCTGGCTGTAGCCCGCGCCGGCGCCGAACAGCATCTTGAACTTGAGGCCGTTCTCGCGAGCCTGGCGCAGGAACAGGGTGATGTCGGGATTGTATCCCGCATGCGAGATCACGTCGGCCCGTGCGCGCTTGATCTTGGTCACCAAGACCGAAAGGTCGGGCGCAGACGCCGAATAACCTTCCTTGAGCACGACCTGCAGCCCTGCCTCCTTGGCATAGGCTTCATCAGCGGCGGCAACGCCGACGCCGTAGGGACCGTCCTCGTGGATCAGCGCGACCTTGACCTCCTTCGGCTCCATGCCGAGCTTGGCCTTGGCGTGCTCGTTGAGGAAGCTCGCAAACGCCTGGCCGTACTGATCGGAATGAATCTGCGCGCGGAAGACGTATTGCAGGTTCTTGTCCTTGAACACGGCGGTCGAAACCGCGGTCGTGATCCAGAGGATCTTCTTCTGCTGCTCGACCTTGGCTGCGAGCGGTACGGCGTGCGAACTCGCATAGACGCCGTTGATGATATCGATCTTCTCCTGATCGATCAGGCGATTGGCTTCATTGATCGCAACGTCGGGCTTGCTCTGCGAGTCGGCGGCGACAGGAGCGACCTTGTACTTGCCGCCGATGCCGCCTTTTTCGTTGACGAGATCGATGGCAATCTGCGCGCCGATCGAGGAGGCGACCGATCCGCCGGCGGCAAAGGGGCCGGTCAGGTCGTAGATCAGGCCGATGCGTACCGTCTCGGCTTGCGCCTGCGCGCGTCTCCAATCGAGGGTGAAAGCGGCGGCGGCAGCCGCGGAAGTCTTCAGCAGCGTCCTGCGTGAAGTCGACATCGTGTTTCCTCCCACTGGTTTTTTATTATCGCCGGGACCGGTTCTGCCGGTTTTCGGTCAAGTATTTGGACAATGCGGAAGGAAGTCAACCAGCGCCGGGCTCACGGGGCGGCGGTGGAATGCGCTGCGAAGCAGGCAGGCCCATCAACTAAAGTCGGATGGCGCGCGGAAGCGCCACCCAATCGTCGCAACACGAAGAAAGCCGTGCGTGTGCCGGAGATTTCGCACGCCGCCTATCACGCGCCGGCGGCTGCGGCATGCTGCGCCGCCATTTCATTGTCGGCCGCGTTGATGCGCTGGTAGGCGGGGCGCGAGGTGATGCGCTCGGCATAGCGCACGAACACGTCCTTCTTCGGCACCAGGCCGAACGTTATCGTCCAGCTGAAGGCAACGCCCCAGAGAATGTCGGCCGCGGTGATGCGGTCGCCGAGCAGATAGGGGCCTTTGGAAAGCTGCGCCTCGAGCGCGCCGAGCATGGTCTCGTAGTCCGAATAGGGCGATTGCGTCACCGGAGCTGGCGGGTGATTCATGAACTTGTCGATCAGGGCCGGCTCAAAGGACGCGCCGTAATAGGCGATCCAGCGCAAATAAGGCCCGCGCCTGGGATCGTCGAGCGCCGGCGCCAGGCCGGCTCCGGGAAACAGGTCGGCGAGATAGATGTAGATCGCGACCTGCTCCGTCACCAGCGCCTCGCCATGGCGGATCGCCGGCACTTTGCCGAGCGGGTTGACAGCGAGATAGCCGGGCTGCCGCTGCTCGCCCGCCTTCATGTTGAGAACATGGAGATCGTAGGGGGCTCCCAGTTCTTCCAGCAACACCCGCGTGCCCGTGGCGCGTGTCTGGGGCGAATAATACAGGGTGATGCGGTCGGATTTGGTCATCGGCGGTCTCCTTAAGCTGCCTTCGGTCGGGCCCCTTCTATGCCAGCCCATACCTGACATCCTGTGTCAGGTATGGTTTAAGGGGCCATGCGCGCGAGCCGATTGCTTTCCATCCTCACCACCCTGCAGGCCCGGGGGCGGATCACCGCGCCCGAGCTGGCGGAAGCCTGCGAGGTATCGGTCCGCACCATCTATCGGGACATCGATGCGCTCGCGGCCGCCGGCATCCCTGTCTACGCGGACCGCGGCGCGGAAGGCGGCTACCGCCTGCTCGACGGCTACCGCGTGCGGCTGAACGGATTGTCGCCGCCGGAGGCCGAAGCGCTGTTCATGGCGGGACTGCCGGGCCCTGCCGCTGCGCTTGGTCTCGATGCGGCGATGATGGCGGCGCAGAACAAGGTGATGGCGGCGCTGCCGGCGAACTTGCGCGAAAACGCCGGGCGCATGCAGGAGCGTTTCTATCTCGACGCGCCAAGCTGGTTCGGCGAGGCCGAGGAGCCAGTGCATCTGCGCGCGATTGCGGGCGCGCTATTGCGCGAACGTCTCATCAAGATTCGCTATCGGAGCTGGCGGGCGGAAAAGCAGCGCCGCGTCGCACCGCTCGGCCTCGTGCTGAAAGGCGGCAGCTGGTATCTCGCCGGCAGTGTCGATGGCAGCGTGCGCACCTACCGTGTCGCGCGGATTCTGGATTGCAGCGTTCTGGATGAACCTTTCGTCCGCCCCACAGATTTCGATCTCGCCGCCTATTGGCAGGCCGCGACGCTGCGGCTCGAGGCCGAACTCCATCCGAGCACCGTCACCCTGCGGCTGTCACCGTTTGGCGTCAAACTGCTCAATGCCTTGAGCCCGCCTTATGTAAAGGCGCGCATGCGTATCGAAGACGCTCCCGATAGCGACGGCTGGCGCATCGCCGTGCTCCCGATCGGAAAGACCGTATGGCATGCGGCAACCGAGCTGCTGCGTTTCGGCGCCGAGGCGGAGGTGCTGGAGCCGGCCGAGCTGCGCGAGAAGATGGCGGAGATCGCGCAGGCGATGGCCGCGCGCTATCACGGTGGAAGGGCTGCTGGACCAGCGTCGGAGAGCCTCGCGCCGCCGATCGCATCGAGCTGACCGAAGCAGCCAAAAGCATGATGATTTTTGGCTAGATCGATTTGGCCGGAGACGGTGCTTCACCTCTCCCGCTTGCGGGGGAGGTCGGCGCGAAGCGCCGGGTGGGGGCTCTCTCCACTCGGGCAGTGTCGCGTGCGGAGACACCCCCACCCCAACCCTCCCCCGCAAGCGGGAGAGGGGGCGCACCTTCTTCGTGGTCGCAATCAAACCTAATTCCATCAAGTTCTAGCGCCGCAAAGCCGTCTCGGGAATGGCGCGGCGTACCACCTCGCGCATCGCAAAGCTGGAATGGATGCGCGCCACACCGGGCATGCGTGAAAGATGCTGCTTGTGGATGCGCTCGAAATCCGCGATGTCGCGGGCAATCACCTGCAAATGATAATCGTCGCTGCCCGACATCAGGTGGCAGGACACGACGTCGGGGCAGCGCGCGATGGCGGCTTCGAACGCGGCGAGGTAGTCCTCGCTCTGCTTTTCCAGCGTGATAGTGACGACAACGGTCGTGACCAGCCCGAGCGCGGTCGGTTCGAGATCGGCGCGATAGCCCCGGATGATCCCACTTTCCTCGAGCTGACGGATGCGGCGCGCGCAGGCCGTTGGCGATAGGCCGACCTTTTCGGCGAGCTCGATCTGGCTTGCCCGGGCGTCGGCGAGCAGCTCGCTTAGAATCCGTAAATCAATGCGATCCAGCTCGGTCACGCCATAAATCGCTAATTTGTGCGGCTATGGCGCAGAGTATATGCGCAAAATGCGGCCGGCAAGACGTAATTCGCAGAGAAGCGTTACTTGTTCAGACGTAGTTTATTCCTAGCCGGACAATCCGACAGAAGGAGCAAACCCATGCGGATCGGCGTGCCCAAGGAAATCAAGATCGAGGAATATCGCGTCGGTCTGACGCCGGCCTCGGTGCGGGAATATGTGACGCAGGGGCACGAGGTGATCGTCGAACAGGGCGCCGGGGCCGGCATCGGGGCAGGCGATGATGTCTACCGTTCGGCCGGCGCAGGGATCGTGGATACATCAGCGGAGATTTTTGCGACTGCCGACATGGTGGTCAAGGTCAAGGAGCCGCAGTCGGTGGAATGGCGCCAGCTCCGCGAGAACCAGATTCTTTTCACGTACCTGCATCTCGCACCGGATGCCCAGCAGACCAAGGGGCTCGCTGCATCCGGCTGCACCGCGGTTGCCTATGAGACGGTGACGGATGCCCATGGCGGGCTGCCTTTGCTGGCGCCGATGAGCGAAGTGGCGGGGCGGCTGGCGATCGAGGCGGCCGGCGCGGCGCTGCGGAAATCGGCCGACGGCATGGGCAAGCTGATCGGCGGCGTGCCGGGCGTCGCGCCGAGCCGGATTGCGGTGATCGGCGGCGGCGTGGTCGGCACGCATGCGGCGCGAATGGCGGCTGGCCTCGGCGCCGACATCCTCATCCTCGACCGCTCGCTGCCGCGGCTTCGTATTCTTGACGAGATGTTCCAGGGGCGCGTTCGCACCCGCTACGCGACGCTGGAGGCGATCGAGGAAGAGGTGATCGCGGCGGACGTCGTGATCGGCGCCGTGCTGGTGCCGGGCGCCAGCGCGCCAAAACTCGTCTCGCGCGCACAACTCGGCCGCATGAAACGCCGCGCTGTGCTGGTCGACGTTGCGATCGACCAGGGCGGCTGCTTCGAGACGTCGCGGCCGACCACGCATCAGGCGCCGACCTATCTCGTCGACGAGATCGTGCACTATTGCGTCGCTAACATGCCCGGTGCGGTGCCGGTGACGTCGAGCCATGCGCTCAACAATGCCACGCTGCCGTTCGGCCTCGCGCTGGCGGGGAAGGGCATCCGCGCGCTGATCGAGGATCCGCATCTACGCGCCGGCGTCAACGTCCACCGTGGACAGATCACCAATCGCGCGGTGGCCGACAGCCAGAATTTGCCTGCGGCGGAGCCTGAGACGATTCTGGCGGCTTGAAGATCAGACCTGACGGATCACCCGCTCCGCGCATTTCAGAAAATTGCGGACGAGCGGATTGAGCGAATCCCTCCGCCAGCAAACCGCGACGTCCATGGCATCGTCGGCATCGAGGAAGGGCCTGAACACGACGCCGGTCGGGGCGCCGAGCTGGGAGCACGCGGGAACGATCGCCATGCCTTCTCCGGCAAGGACGAGGCTGAGCGCCGAATGCACCGTCTCCACCCGGTTCGCGACGGGCATGCTGACCTGATGCCGCCTCAGGAGTGAGGTGACAACGGATGTCGCGGGGTCTTCGGCAGGCCAGGGCAGGCTGATCAGCGGACGGCCCTGCAGCTTCTTCACCGGCACCGCCGCCCCGCGCGCGAGTTGCGAACCGGCCGGCATCGCCAGCATCAACCGCTGCTTCCCGATCGTGGATACTTCGATCTCGCTGTGGCGAATGGCCGGCATGCACAGCGCAACCGTCACGCTGTGATCGAGCAGCCGCGCCTCGCGCGTCGAGGCGCTCAGTTCGATGAACTCAAGATCGACCTTGGGAAGGGACCTTCGCAGCTCTGGAACGAGCCTTGGCAATACGGCGTGGGCGAGCGCGAACATGTAGCCGACCGATAGTCTTCCATGGCGTCCCGCCGCCACCGCGCGGGCGGTCTCAAAACCCTCGGCCGCCAGCGCCAGCGCCTCGCGTGCGCGCGACAGCAAGGCGCGGCCGGCGGCGGTCAGCTCCATGCCCCGCGCCCCGCGGCGAAACAGCGAGGTGCCGACTTCCGCTTCCAGTTTGCGGATCTGCACCGACAGCGGCGGTTGCGCCATGCGCAGACGTACGGCCGCCTGGGCGACGCTGCGCTCTTCGGCGACGGCAACGAAATAGCGGAGACGCCGGAGGTCCATTTTTGCTATACCGATCTCGTATAGCTCGGTTGTGCGATGGTATTGGACGGAAAGTCAATCCGAATGTCATCCTCCCGTCGTCGACGCCACCTCGGAGCTTGAGGCCCATGACTGACGAACTGTGCTTTCTGCCGGCCAGCGAGCTCCGCACACGGATCGCCCGCAAGCAGGTTTCGCCGGTCGAGATTATCAATGCCGTGCTGGCGCGCGCCGAGCGGCTGCAGGGCGAATTGAACTGCTTCATCACGCTGTGCGGCGATGAGGCGATGGCCGAGGCGAGGAAGGCGGAGCAGGAGGTTATGGCCGGCGGGCCGCTGCCGCTTCTGCACGGCATTCCCTACACCGTGAAGGATCTCGTCAACACCAGGGGTGTGCGAACGACGTTCGGCGCGGTGCCCTACAAGGACAACGTTCCTGACCATGATGCGGTCGCGGTGGCGCGAATGCGGGCAGCCGGTGTCATCCTGATAGGCAAGACCACGACGCCGGAGTTCGGCACCAAGTGCCTGACGGATTCGCCGCTGTTCGGCCGCACGCGCAATGCCTGGAATGCGACACGCTCCAGCGGTGGTTCGAGCGGAGGTGCGGCGGTTGCGGTTGCCAGCGGCATCGCGCCGCTGGCCATCGCAACCGATGGCGGTGGCTCGACGCGGATTCCGGCCGCTTGCAACGGCGTGGTCGGGTTGAAGCAAAGCAACGGCGTCATTCCGCACAGCCAGGTGCAGGATGCGTTCGGCAATCAGACCTATGTGACTCCGACAACGCGCACCGTCGCGGACACCGCCTTGATGATGCAGGCGATGTCGGGAGAGGACGCTTCCGATCCGTGGTCGATCGGAGTCCCGCCCGGGAATTTTGTCGAGGGATCGGCGCCGAACGGCGACCTGCGCGGGCGCAAAATTGCGTTCTGCCTCGCGCCGCTGGGACGGCCGGTCGCGGCCGATGTCGCCGCCGCATTCAAGGTCGCGCTGACCAGGCTGGAAGCGCTCGGGGCCGAAATCGAGGAAATGTCCGCCGAAGGATTTGAGATCGAGCCGATTTGGCGCGCCATCAACCACACCGCCTGGCGTGCGCGGTTCGAGAAGCTTGCGGCCGATCATGGCGAGGTGCTCAGCGAGACCTTCATGAAGCAACTGGCGCTGGCGACCAAGGTCAGCGGTGTTGACTATCAGCAGGCGATGTTTGACCGTACCGCGCTGTTCCGGCGGATTCAGACATTGCTGCAGAGGTTCGACATTCTCGCGATGCCTGCCATCACCCGCACCGCGCTTCCGATCGATCAGGACCTGTTCGGCACGATCGAAATCGACGGCCGGGTGTTCAGTGACGTGCGGCCGAGCTGGTTTCCCTGGACCATGCCGTTCAACATGACCGGCCATCCTGCGGTCAGTCTGCCCTGCGGCTTTGGCGCTGATGGCCTGCCGGTTGCGATCCAGCTGGTCGGGAAATTCCGCGGGGACGTCGAATTGCTGCGGGTCAGTGCGCTGTTCGAGGCCTCGCAAGATATTCTCGGCCGTTGGCCGAATTTCGCCTGATATTGCAGATGTGGCTGTTGCCAGCTTGAAAGGATCAGGGACTTGAGCGTCTTCATCTTGCGCCGCTTTCTGACGCTGATCGCGACGCTCTTCGGCGCGTCGCTGATCATCTTCCTGGTGCTGGATGCCTTGCCCGGCAATGCCGCGCAGATGCTGATGGGCGCCGACGCCTCGCCCGACGCCGTCCGCGCGATGACGATCAAGCTCGGGCTCGATCAGCCGCTCTATTATCGCTACTTCCACTGGATCGCGGGCATGCTGACAGGCGATCTCGGCAACAGCTATGTCTATGGCACGCCTGTTGCAGCATTGATCGCGGAGCGTCTTACGCTGACAATTCCTCTGGCGATCATGTCCATGTCCATGACGGTCGTGCTGGCGCTTGCGGCCGGCATCTATACGGCGGCAAACCACAACAAGCTCGGCGATGTCGGCGTGATGTCGCTGACGCAGTTCGGCATCGCTCTTCCGAACTTCTGGTTCGCCATCCTGCTGATCCTGCTGTTTGCGGTGAAGCTGCAATGGCTCTCGGCCGGCGGATTTGCGGGATGGGACGACAGCATCATCGCCGGAATCAAGTCGCTGCTGCTCCCGGCGATCTCGCTGTCGGTGGTGCAGGCGGCGATCCTGGCGCGCGTCACGCGCTCGGCGGTGCTGGAGGTGCTGCGCGAGGATTTCGTGCGCACGGCGCGCGCCAAGGGCCTCAGCAAGCGCGACGTGTTATGGCGGCACGTGCTGCGCAATGCGATGATTCCCGTCATGACGATCATGGGCCTGCAATTCGCCAATCTTCTGGCAGGCACGATCGTGATCGAGAACGTGTTCTATCTGCCGGGGCTTGGCCGGCTGATCTTCCAGTCGATCGCCAACCGCGATCTGATCGTGGTGCGCAACTGTGTGATGCTGCTTGCAGGCATCGTCGTCATCGTCAATTTCGTGGTCGACGTGCTCTATGCGTTCATCGATCCGCGCATCAAGGTGCATAACCTATGAGCACCCCGAGCGTTCCGATCGATGGTGGTACGGTTACCGTGGGTTCGCGGCCTGCGACCGGCTTCTGGCGCCGTGCGCTGCGCCATCGCAGCTTTGTCGTTGGCGGCACCCTCAGCATGATGGTGCTGTGCGCCGCCTTGCTGTCGCTGGTCTGGACGCCGTGGTCGGCCTATGAGATCGACATGACCGCCAAGCTCAAGCCGCCATCGGCCGCGCACTGGCTCGGCACCGATGTGCTGGGCCGCGATATCGTCTCGCTGCTGCTGGTCGGCGCTCGCTCCACCATCATGGTCGGCGTCATCGCCGTCAGCATCGGCCTTACCTTCGGGGTGTGCCTCGGGCTGATCGCCGCGGCGCGCAAGGGCTGGACCGAAGAGCTCATCATGCGGATGAGCGACTTCACCTTCGCATTTCCGGCCGTGCTCTCTGCGATCATGCTAGCGGCCGTCGCCGGGCCGGGCATGGTGACCTCGATCATCGCGATCGGCATTTTCCAGATTCCGACCCTGGTGCGGCTGACCCGTGGCTCCGCGAATGCGATCTGGGCGCGGGAATTCGTGCTGGCCGCGCGCGCCTCGGGCAAGGGCGGTTTTCGCATCACCATCGAGCATGTGCTGCCGAATGTGCTGCCGATCCTGATCGTGCAGGCGACGATCCAGTTCGCGCTCGCCATCCTCGCCGAGGCGGCGCTGTCCTATCTCGGGCTCGGCACGCAGCCGCCGCAGCCGTCCTGGGGGCGCATGCTGAATGACGCGCAGACGCTGCTGTTCCAGTCGCCGATGCTCGCGGTCTACCCGGGTGCTGCGATTGCGGTCGCCGTGCTTGGCCTCAATCTGCTCGGCGACGGGTTGCGCGATCTGCTCGATCCCCGGCTGGCGCGGGAGCGTTGAACATGAGCGGATCGACCAACGCCCCCTTGATCGAAGTCAGCGATCTCGGTGTCAGGCTCAACACCAGCCGCGGTCCCGCTCAGGCCGTTCGCGGCGTCAGCTTCTCGCTGAAGTGCGGCGAGACGCTCGGGCTCGTCGGCGAGTCCGGCTGCGGCAAGTCCGTCACCGCGCTGGCGCTGATGGGCCTGTTGCCCGACAGCGCCGTCGTCAGCGGCAGCATTCGCCTCGACGGCAGCGAACTGGTGGGCCTGTCCGATGCGAGTTATTGCAAGTTGCGCGGCAACCGCATCAGCATGATCTTCCAGGAGCCGATGACGGCGCTCAACCCGATGCACACGATCGGCCGCCAGGTGGCCGAGCCGCTGCGGCGCCACACCAATTGCTCGGCGGGAGAAGCGCGCAAGGAAGCCATTGCCTTACTCGATCGTGTTGGGCTTCCCGATGCGGCGAAACGGGTCGATGCCTATCCGCATCAATTCTCCGGCGGCCAGCGCCAGCGCATCACCATTGCCATGGCGCTAGCCTGCCAACCTGACGTCTTGATCGCCGACGAGCCGACCACGGCGCTCGACGTCACCATCCAGGGTCAGATCCTCGACCTGATCGCCGATCTCGTTGCCGAGCGCGGCATGTCGATGATCCTGATCTCGCACGATCTCGGCGTGATCGCCGAGAATGTGCAGCGCATGATGGTGATGTATGGCGGCACCGTTGTCGAAAGTGGCGCAACCCATGCCGTGTTCACGCGGATGGGGCATCCATATACGCAAGGCCTGTTCCGCGCCCGGCCGCGCCTTGGCGCGCGCAAGGGTACCAGGCTGCAGACCATCGCCGGCACTGTGCCCGAATTGGCCGATCTGCCTGCGGGATGCACCTTCGCCGACCGCTGCGCGATCGTCGAGGACCGCTGTCGCGCAGCGCTGCCGGCCGCAGTCGACGTCGGCGGCGGCCATGGCGTGCGTTGTATCCGCACGGATGTTTCAATGGCCGAACGAGTCGGAGCGGTGGGAGCATGACCATGCTGGACGAGGGGCTGGCGGCCATGGAGCAGCCGCTGCTCGATGTCAGGGATCTGGAGCAACGTTACACGCTGCCGCGCGAAAGCATGTTCAAGCCGGCGGCGCAGGTGCATGCACTCAACGGCGTCACCGCGCAGGTGATGGCTGGCAAGAGCCTCGGCGTGGTCGGGGAGTCCGGCTCGGGGAAATCGACCTTCGCACGGCTGGTGATGGCGCTGGAACGGCCGTCGTCAGGCTCGGTGTCGCTGATGGGGCGCGACCTCAACCGGCTGCCGGCCGATGAGCTTCGCCGCGCCCGGCGGGATTTCCAGATGGTGTTTCAGGACCCCTATGGATCGCTGGACCCGCGGCAGACCATTGCGCGCATCGTCGCCGAGCC includes:
- a CDS encoding ABC transporter substrate-binding protein, giving the protein MSTSRRTLLKTSAAAAAAFTLDWRRAQAQAETVRIGLIYDLTGPFAAGGSVASSIGAQIAIDLVNEKGGIGGKYKVAPVAADSQSKPDVAINEANRLIDQEKIDIINGVYASSHAVPLAAKVEQQKKILWITTAVSTAVFKDKNLQYVFRAQIHSDQYGQAFASFLNEHAKAKLGMEPKEVKVALIHEDGPYGVGVAAADEAYAKEAGLQVVLKEGYSASAPDLSVLVTKIKRARADVISHAGYNPDITLFLRQARENGLKFKMLFGAGAGYSQLDKLRATFAADIDNFCNIDPVPAQLLDPAKLAPGIGDLTKTMVARYKEKTSATDVPPHCSMGFNQTWVLLNNVLPVAKEKYGGFDPEAVRKAALDVDIPVGGTIQGYGVKFYRPGTPLSGQNERSTPVVMQNAGEHISVVWPTSIRTQDPVFPLPKSSVYAA
- a CDS encoding YafY family protein, giving the protein MRASRLLSILTTLQARGRITAPELAEACEVSVRTIYRDIDALAAAGIPVYADRGAEGGYRLLDGYRVRLNGLSPPEAEALFMAGLPGPAAALGLDAAMMAAQNKVMAALPANLRENAGRMQERFYLDAPSWFGEAEEPVHLRAIAGALLRERLIKIRYRSWRAEKQRRVAPLGLVLKGGSWYLAGSVDGSVRTYRVARILDCSVLDEPFVRPTDFDLAAYWQAATLRLEAELHPSTVTLRLSPFGVKLLNALSPPYVKARMRIEDAPDSDGWRIAVLPIGKTVWHAATELLRFGAEAEVLEPAELREKMAEIAQAMAARYHGGRAAGPASESLAPPIASS
- a CDS encoding glutathione S-transferase family protein, with translation MTKSDRITLYYSPQTRATGTRVLLEELGAPYDLHVLNMKAGEQRQPGYLAVNPLGKVPAIRHGEALVTEQVAIYIYLADLFPGAGLAPALDDPRRGPYLRWIAYYGASFEPALIDKFMNHPPAPVTQSPYSDYETMLGALEAQLSKGPYLLGDRITAADILWGVAFSWTITFGLVPKKDVFVRYAERITSRPAYQRINAADNEMAAQHAAAAGA
- a CDS encoding Gfo/Idh/MocA family oxidoreductase, producing the protein MAKIRIGLVGCGFVSELHMHAYQRVYGVNVEVRAVAARGDHVVEFARRHQIATAYRSFGDLIADAEIDVIDICTPPNLHASMIVGAMQAGKHVICEKPFAGYFGRDGDMAPIGKHVPKALMYERVLEEMEATRAAIAKTGMLFMYAEDWIYAPAITKTAEMLRATKDKVLFMKGEESHSGSHAAHAAQWAMTGGGSLIRMGCHPLSAVLYLKQVEATARGETIGVTGVTCDVGNVAACLRPDERGVIKSNPVDVEDWGVLTVTFSDGTKATVFSGDMIAGGVRNLIETYTSGGALFANITPNTHMMSYQTSEEKLASVYITEKVDRKTGWQYVCLEEEWTRGYTQEIQDFMECVATGRQPLSDLALAFETIRVNYAGYWAAEEGRRVAL
- a CDS encoding fumarylacetoacetate hydrolase family protein, with product MPITTDATYILPEDSAGAALMGRIWRPDLAGPSVVAIRQEGVFDVTDEFPTASQLAAAADPAKALRAARGERVGALQDLLNNTPPDTRDPTKPWLLAPIDLQVIKAAGVTFAVSMLERVIEERARGNPDSAEAIRAEVTRIVGTDLSQLKPGSAEAQHVKDVLVSQNAWSQYLEVGIGPDAEVFTKAPVLSAVGTCVDAGLHPKSTWNNPEPEVVLVVTSDGRIVGATLGNDVNLRDFEGRSALLLSKAKDNNASCAIGPFVRFFDEGFTLDDIRKMEITLEVKGPEGFVLHGASSLTQISRDPADIVGQTINENHQYPDGFVLFLGTMFAPIQDRFAKGQGFTHVENDLVTVATPKLGRLTNRMRHSGDCEPWKFGLTELFAALMRRKGAGR
- a CDS encoding Lrp/AsnC family transcriptional regulator, yielding MTELDRIDLRILSELLADARASQIELAEKVGLSPTACARRIRQLEESGIIRGYRADLEPTALGLVTTVVVTITLEKQSEDYLAAFEAAIARCPDVVSCHLMSGSDDYHLQVIARDIADFERIHKQHLSRMPGVARIHSSFAMREVVRRAIPETALRR